A genome region from Staphylococcus capitis subsp. capitis includes the following:
- the graX gene encoding auxiliary protein GraX/ApsX, which produces MKPKVLLAGGTGYIGKYLSRVIEKDAELYALSKYPKPDKGSAEEITWLKSDIFNYENVVQSMAGMDVAVFYLDPTKNSAKLTQATARDLNLIAADNFGRAAAMNQIKKLIYIPGSRHDNETMERLGAYGAPVERTNVEVKRPHINVELQTSKYDDVRTAMKMVLPKKWTLNQLVDYYCQWLDETKGTFVHTKKEDDDYIIYRKNSKKPLAIFKKNQTAEDIITLHLVGGKLAKPNLKKQGKLEFRLLKGTSLVMVHLYDYIPKLFWPIYYFIQAPIQGLLMRGFEIDCRIKHFQGRVQSGEKFKYTK; this is translated from the coding sequence ATGAAGCCTAAAGTTTTGCTTGCAGGTGGAACCGGCTATATCGGTAAGTATTTAAGTAGAGTTATAGAAAAAGATGCTGAACTTTATGCATTATCTAAATATCCTAAACCTGATAAAGGGTCGGCAGAAGAGATTACATGGTTGAAAAGCGATATTTTTAATTATGAAAATGTAGTTCAATCTATGGCAGGTATGGATGTAGCTGTGTTTTATTTAGATCCAACTAAAAACTCAGCTAAATTGACTCAAGCAACGGCACGGGATTTAAATTTAATAGCTGCAGATAACTTTGGTAGAGCAGCAGCAATGAATCAAATTAAAAAACTCATTTATATACCTGGAAGTCGTCACGACAATGAAACGATGGAAAGATTAGGTGCTTATGGTGCTCCTGTAGAACGTACAAATGTTGAAGTGAAGCGCCCGCATATTAATGTTGAATTACAAACTTCTAAATATGATGATGTTCGCACAGCTATGAAAATGGTCTTACCGAAAAAGTGGACTTTGAATCAACTTGTAGACTATTATTGTCAATGGTTAGATGAAACTAAAGGTACATTTGTACATACAAAAAAAGAAGATGATGATTATATTATTTATCGTAAAAATAGTAAAAAACCATTAGCAATTTTTAAGAAAAACCAGACTGCTGAAGATATCATTACATTACACCTTGTTGGTGGGAAGTTAGCTAAACCGAATTTAAAAAAGCAAGGGAAGTTAGAATTTAGACTTCTTAAAGGAACGTCCTTAGTGATGGTTCACTTATATGATTATATACCAAAATTATTCTGGCCAATTTATTACTTTATTCAAGCACCTATTCAAGGCTTACTGATGCGAGGATTTGAGATTGATTGCAGAATTAAACATTTTCAAGGACGTGTTCAATCAGGCGAGAAATTTAAATATACTAAATAA
- a CDS encoding GNAT family N-acetyltransferase, producing MAHVIREISIKDVENFIDLLSKIYDESDFTFYNPGEYSPSIASVSESLESYITTTSKAIFVAESDEQLVGYAFVNTETFERTQHEAVIYLGVKKYYQKHGVGQALINSIEAWSLNHNIRRIEATVVTENSRAIELFKGTGFTIEGELKDKLFINGRYFNEYVMAKILN from the coding sequence ATGGCCCACGTAATTCGTGAGATTAGTATAAAAGATGTTGAAAACTTTATAGATTTGTTAAGCAAGATTTATGATGAATCAGACTTTACGTTTTATAACCCTGGTGAATATTCACCTAGCATCGCTTCTGTTAGTGAAAGTTTAGAAAGTTACATCACAACTACTTCAAAAGCCATTTTTGTAGCAGAAAGTGATGAACAACTTGTTGGCTACGCATTCGTGAATACAGAGACCTTTGAGCGTACACAACATGAGGCTGTAATCTATCTCGGTGTGAAAAAATACTATCAAAAACATGGTGTCGGTCAGGCGCTCATCAATTCCATCGAAGCTTGGTCACTTAACCATAATATTAGACGTATTGAAGCTACAGTCGTCACTGAAAATTCACGAGCTATTGAACTTTTTAAAGGCACAGGTTTCACTATTGAAGGTGAACTTAAAGATAAACTTTTTATTAATGGTCGTTATTTCAATGAGTATGTAATGGCTAAAATACTCAATTAA
- the graR gene encoding response regulator transcription factor GraR/ApsR, giving the protein MQILLVEDDNTLFQELKKELEQWDFNVVGVEDFGNVMNTFERFNPEIVILDVQLPKYDGFYWCRKMRQESNVPILFLSSRDNPMDQVMSMELGADDYMQKPFYTNVLIAKLQAIYRRVYEFGVEEKRTLSWQDTVVDLSKDSIQKGDKTIFLSKTEMIILEMLINKKNQIVTRDTLITALWDDEAFVSDNTLTVNVNRLRKKLAEINMDDAIETKVGKGYMAHE; this is encoded by the coding sequence ATGCAAATACTATTGGTCGAAGATGACAATACGCTATTTCAAGAATTAAAAAAAGAATTAGAGCAATGGGATTTCAACGTTGTAGGTGTTGAAGATTTTGGTAATGTAATGAACACATTCGAGAGATTCAATCCAGAAATCGTTATTTTAGACGTCCAACTCCCTAAATATGATGGGTTTTATTGGTGTAGAAAAATGAGACAAGAGTCAAATGTCCCTATTTTATTCCTTTCATCAAGAGATAATCCCATGGATCAAGTCATGAGTATGGAATTAGGTGCAGATGATTACATGCAAAAACCTTTCTATACGAATGTACTTATTGCAAAATTACAAGCTATTTATAGACGTGTGTACGAATTTGGCGTAGAAGAAAAACGCACGTTAAGTTGGCAAGATACTGTCGTGGACTTATCAAAAGATAGCATCCAAAAAGGCGATAAAACTATCTTTTTATCTAAAACAGAGATGATTATTTTAGAAATGCTGATTAATAAAAAGAATCAAATTGTAACGCGAGATACGTTGATTACAGCACTGTGGGATGACGAAGCGTTTGTGAGTGATAATACACTTACTGTTAATGTTAATCGCCTTAGAAAAAAATTGGCAGAAATTAATATGGATGATGCAATAGAGACGAAAGTCGGTAAAGGATATATGGCACATGAATAA